The window TTTCCCATACCTATTATCCCCAGGGTCTTTCCTTGCAGCTCGTACATCCCCAGGGTGAAGATGTCCGACTGCCCCCACTCGCCGCGCGCCGTCCTGGCGTGGAAGTAGAGGGCCCTCTTCAGCAGGCAGAGCATGAACATGATGGCGTGCTCCGCCACCCCCACGGCGTTTGCCGCCCCCACGTTGGCGACCGGTATGCCCACCCTGCGGGTGGCCTCGATGTCTATGTGCTGATACCCGATGCTCGGCTGCTGTATGAGCCTGCACCCGCGTGCAGCCTCGGCCACCGCGGCGTCGATGGGCAGGCGGAAGGTGAAGTCCCCTATGATGACATCCGCCCCCCTTACCGCCTCCACCAGGCCCGGACCCGGGTCCCCGTCATAGACCTCGACCACGATGTCCCCGCGCCCGCCGGCTTCCGAGAACATCCCCTGCACCGCCTCCCCGGGCAGGGGTGAAAGCACCACTATCCTTGCCATCCTCTCCTCCCGTCACGCTGCCCGAACGGGTCCCGACATCCGCACATCCCAGCCGCGGCACCCGCCTTCGTCCCACCGGTGCGGCGCGCTCCGCCCGCGACACGCTCCCGGGCCTTCCGGGGTCGTATATACCGTGCCACGCCCCCTTCCATCTTATACCACGCCCCGCGCGTTGCGCAGCGTCGGAGAAGATCGGTCCTCGTCCGGTTCTCCCATCCATGATCACGGTCTCGCGGGCGAGAAAGCGAAGGAGCGCGGTTAAGAGAAGGTGACAGGAAAGTGATATAAATGTGAGTGAAGGTGATCGCGGCGGCCCGCGGCCTCGCCCTCGGGGCGTGTCCTCAACCCTCAGGGCATGTCCTCGATGTAGATGTCCTTGTACCTATCGATGGCTTCCTCGCGCCGAGCCCGCCGCCCCTCCGGGCCGGCTTCCAGCACCTTGCGCAGCTCTTCGCCCAGGATCACGGGGTTGAACGGCTTCACGATATAACCGTCGGCACCCATCCTCCATCCCCGGGCGATATCCTCGTCCTGCACCTTGGCGGTGAGCACCACAACGGGCAGCTCCTTCAGTCGCTCGTCCTCGCGTATCATCTTCAGGATCTCCCAGCCGTCCATCTGGGGCATCATGATGTCCAGCACCAGCAGGTCGGGCGGGTTCTCCCTCATCATCCTCATGGCCGTCTTCCCGTCCCAGGCCTCCTCCACCTCGAAGTGTTCCAGCTCGAGGTTGATACGCACGAGCCGGGTCACCATGGGATCGTCGTCAACTACCAGCACGCGTGCAGCCATACCCCTCCTTCCT of the Actinomycetota bacterium genome contains:
- a CDS encoding response regulator, producing the protein MAARVLVVDDDPMVTRLVRINLELEHFEVEEAWDGKTAMRMMRENPPDLLVLDIMMPQMDGWEILKMIREDERLKELPVVVLTAKVQDEDIARGWRMGADGYIVKPFNPVILGEELRKVLEAGPEGRRARREEAIDRYKDIYIEDMP